The nucleotide sequence TTCCAACTAAACCCTACCTCAAAAGGATTCTAAGGGATTTGGTGGTTTATGGGAGAAGTGAGGAGATCGAAATTTTATTGAGAGATGTACCACCAAGTCTTCTTGAGCTTACAAGGATTCCAGGGGTTGGTGGTCGGACACTAAAAATACTCTATGAAAGGTTTGGTGTGGTTGATATATATGGACTTGAATCTGTTTTAAAGGAAGGTTTGCTCAGCAGGGTAAAAGAGATAGGGTTAAATGGTGAGGAGATAATAAAGAAAAATATAAACAAATACTTTAAATTAAAAAGAGAATTCTCTCTCTCCACTGCTGAATCATTCTTCAGACATATTAAAGGCATACTCGTTAATCATGGGGCAAGGAGAGTTGAAATTGCTGGAAGTGCAAGGAGAAAGAAAGAGATAGTTTCAAACTTAAACATTGTTTGTGAGGTGGGAAATCCAGACAAATTTAAAAGGAGTTTTAAAAAAGATATAGGAATAATAAAATTTGTAAGTAGAGGAGACCATGTTGAATTTTTTTATGGCGATTGTGAAATTCCGATTAAACTGCTTGTTGTTCCAAAGGACTACTTTGGTTCGGCACTTTTATTCTTTACTGGACCGAAAAATTTTAGTAACTATTTAATAAGTAAAGGGAAAGATTATGGATACAAGACTCTTCCTCCAGGTTACCTTTGGATAAAAGGTGAGGAGAAAGAGATCTTTAATATCTTAGGAATGCAATACATTCCTCCAGAGGTGAGGGAGAGGTGGAAGGAATATTTAGATACAAAGGAACTTTTAAGTAATCTCAATATAAAAGGAGACTTACATGTTCATACAAACTACTCAGATGGAATTTCAACTATTTATGATGTTGTATCCTTTGCAAGGGATATGGGCTACAAATACATAGGTATTTCGGATCACACAAAGGATTTGAAAGTGGTTAATGGATTAAATGAGAAAAGATTGATGAATGAGCGGTTGGAAGTGAGGAAACTACAGTCAAAGTTTCCAGAGATAAAGATTCTC is from Caldisericia bacterium and encodes:
- a CDS encoding PHP domain-containing protein, which codes for MTNFEISRTLSRVAKVLSFKGVDRRRITDIKILSMTIEGLPFELNRKTLERVEKYLPTKPYLKRILRDLVVYGRSEEIEILLRDVPPSLLELTRIPGVGGRTLKILYERFGVVDIYGLESVLKEGLLSRVKEIGLNGEEIIKKNINKYFKLKREFSLSTAESFFRHIKGILVNHGARRVEIAGSARRKKEIVSNLNIVCEVGNPDKFKRSFKKDIGIIKFVSRGDHVEFFYGDCEIPIKLLVVPKDYFGSALLFFTGPKNFSNYLISKGKDYGYKTLPPGYLWIKGEEKEIFNILGMQYIPPEVRERWKEYLDTKELLSNLNIKGDLHVHTNYSDGISTIYDVVSFARDMGYKYIGISDHTKDLKVVNGLNEKRLMNERLEVRKLQSKFPEIKILFGAEVNIRQDGSLDIEESALRELDFVIASIHYGFYLDRETNTKRMIKAIRNPYVSIIGHPTGRKIGERERMNMRYDLIFKEAEKTGTIIEVNATNDRLDIDSNMAYNLRNRDILFSIGSDAHFAPQLHSLSNFGVFILRRALVSENKVINTFNLNHLLEVLSRKRRNLNKDNN